The Populus trichocarpa isolate Nisqually-1 chromosome 2, P.trichocarpa_v4.1, whole genome shotgun sequence genome has a window encoding:
- the LOC7480691 gene encoding uncharacterized protein LOC7480691, with protein sequence MKVHPTPKKRSITTTQYNDASRTHTPNAKKLKRLPHVFARVLELPFHSDTDVLVQETPDSFRFVANSENITIPDDYQARVVEIFPGLTKIVVIKETDSGDHYPSMDELEIDTWRCRLPATVRPEMASARCIEGQLVVTVPKTLNLENFAGGQNVDDEANISWLDGLL encoded by the coding sequence ATGAAGGTCCACCCAACTCCAAAGAAGAGAAGCATTACCACCACCCAATACAACGATGCTTCTCGCACCCACACCCCAAACGCAAAGAAGCTAAAAAGACTCCCTCACGTATTTGCTAGAGTACTGGAACTTCCATTCCACTCAGATACTGACGTTTTGGTCCAAGAAACTCCAGATTCTTTCCGTTTCGTGGCAAACAGTGAGAACATAACCATTCCCGATGATTATCAAGCCCGCGTAGTTGAGATATTTCCAGGGCTGACAAAGATCGTGGTAATTAAAGAAACAGACAGCGGTGATCATTATCCTTCCATGGATGAACTTGAAATCGACACGTGGAGGTGTCGGCTCCCGGCCACGGTGCGCCCGGAGATGGCGAGTGCAAGGTGTATTGAAGGACAGTTGGTTGTTACTGTTCCAAAGACCCTGAATTTGGAGAATTTTGCTGGTGGGCAAAATGTTGATGACGAAGCAAATATAAGTTGGCTTGATGGATTGCTTTGA
- the LOC7480031 gene encoding uncharacterized protein LOC7480031, which produces METLVVVAQHRNQYYTKVRSNGPAKFGTSPSKHFKDINCRTFQSRDGILPTPFQASTTTVTKITSHVPPTSNSPKTPPPAIKSQFNSHPVDNGNFKTISKSSPITINVTVPRKETSFYEDMGFGNENLPFSERWAGPAYSNSPPPSSLPIPKFSMRPPKRTVSLDLPVNHGTDFNVQPTAKSAPASPSREHSPSMKDLFLSADSATKTLRRILNLDVADE; this is translated from the coding sequence ATGGAGACGCTTGTTGTTGTGGCTCAACACAGGAATCAGTACTACACCAAAGTTAGGTCAAATGGGCCTGCTAAATTTGGGACTTCACCTTCTAAGCACTTTAAGGATATCAATTGCAGGACTTTTCAATCCAGGGACGGGATACTCCCAACCCCATTTCAGGCTTCCACTACCACTGTAACCAAAATCACCAGCCATGTTCCTCCCACTTCTAACTCTCCAAAAACACCACCACCTGCTATTAAGTCTCAATTTAATTCTCATCCTGTTGACAATGGTAACTTTAAGACCATTTCGAAAAGCTCTCCCATAACCATTAATGTCACAGTTCCTAGAAAGGAGACATCTTTTTATGAGGACATGGGTTTTGGGAATGAGAATTTACCCTTCTCGGAGCGTTGGGCTGGTCCGGCGTATTCGAATTCTCCACCACCTAGTTCTTTGCCGATTCCCAAGTTCTCAATGAGGCCACCAAAGCGAACAGTGTCCCTTGATTTACCTGTGAACCATGGTACTGATTTTAATGTGCAGCCAACTGCCAAGTCTGCACCAGCTTCTCCTTCTAGGGAGCATAGCCCATCTATGAAAGATTTGTTTCTTAGTGCTGACTCTGCGACAAAGACTCTGCGTCGCATTCTCAACCTTGATGTGGCGGATGAGTGA
- the LOC7480032 gene encoding transcription repressor OFP12, whose protein sequence is MAGTAGRNLNLCFINKIKRPLPPDHQPPSNPLTPDDHSHPFLFKNYNSLYDHTIDSASASTSTSISSSSSSSEPDFASVYASQRFFFSSPGSSNSIIESTPSIVTSTESSDNLVAPQPDSNGLIINHSTGKSLLLDGCNNSHPLHDQQPPQLLKSPTVKDSMAVSTYSHDPYMDFRRSMQEMVDARDLVDVKANWEYLHELLSSYLSLNPKSTHKFIVGAFADLLVSLLSTEMTEDGGRREEDFSSDGCGISRQCI, encoded by the coding sequence aTGGCTGGCACAGCAGGAAGAAACCTCAATCTCTGCTTCATCAATAAGATCAAACGTCCACTACCACCTGATCATCAACCCCCCTCTAACCCACTAACCCCAGATGATCACAGCCATCCATTCctctttaaaaactataattccCTCTACGACCACACCATTGACTCCGCCTccgcctccacctccacctccatcTCTTCCAGCTCCTCCTCCTCTGAACCTGACTTCGCCAGCGTCTACGCCTCTCAGCGCTTCTTTTTCTCCTCCCCCGGCAGCTCCAACTCCATCATTGAATCTACACCGTCCATTGTCACTTCCACAGAATCATCGGACAATCTAGTAGCCCCGCAACCTGATAGCAATGGTCTGATAATAAATCACTCCACTGGCAAGTCTTTGTTACTTGACGGTTGTAACAATAGCCATCCTTTACATGATCAACAACCACCCCAATTATTAAAATCACCAACCGTTAAAGACAGTATGGCTGTCTCCACCTACTCACACGACCCGTACATGGACTTCCGGCGATCCATGCAGGAGATGGTAGATGCACGCGACTTGGTGGATGTCAAGGCTAATTGGGAGTACTTGCACGAGCTACTATCGAGTTATCTTTCTCTCAATCCAAAGAGTACCCACAAGTTCATTGTTGGTGCTTTTGCTGATCTTCTTGTTAGTCTTTTGTCAACGGAAATGACGGAAGATGGTGGCCGCCGGGAAGAGGATTTTTCTTCCGATGGTTGTGGGATTTCGCGGCAGTGCATATAA